The proteins below are encoded in one region of Neisseria macacae ATCC 33926:
- a CDS encoding outer membrane protein assembly factor BamE, translated as MKLSKFVLPAIAALSLAACGNLSKVSKEGTTDNPVWPDAAKTTLRHDGTQHGSWPNWDNVRQIEAGMNKDQIYELIGRPHFQEGLYGVREWDYLFNYRENGEHKTCQFKILFDKDKNAQSFYWMPEGCGPKKAEPQVVREVIIREVAPAPAQTRIRQ; from the coding sequence ATGAAATTATCGAAATTTGTATTGCCTGCGATTGCAGCACTCTCCTTGGCAGCCTGTGGTAATCTGAGCAAAGTTAGCAAAGAAGGCACTACTGACAATCCCGTATGGCCTGATGCAGCAAAAACCACCCTGCGTCACGATGGTACTCAACATGGTTCTTGGCCAAACTGGGATAATGTCCGTCAAATTGAAGCCGGCATGAATAAAGACCAAATCTATGAACTGATTGGACGTCCTCACTTCCAAGAAGGTCTTTATGGCGTGCGCGAGTGGGACTACTTGTTCAACTACCGTGAGAATGGCGAACACAAAACTTGCCAATTCAAAATTCTGTTTGATAAAGACAAAAATGCCCAATCATTCTATTGGATGCCTGAAGGCTGCGGTCCGAAAAAAGCAGAACCTCAAGTTGTTCGTGAAGTCATTATTCGCGAAGTTGCACCTGCTCCCGCACAAACTCGTATTCGCCAATAA
- the apbC gene encoding iron-sulfur cluster carrier protein ApbC has translation MNITAIQTALEAVKIPGTERTLGSEKAVQLLEERSDGLHIGLKFGFPVGHIAADIANSLQEAVIGITGDAHIHLSIDTEITTHKVQPGVATIKGVKNIIAVASGKGGVGKSTTTANLATAMARMGARVGVLDADLYGPSQPTMLGVQDRKPDQQNKKLIPVEADSGIQVMSIGFLVDTDQAVVWRGPMVSQALQQLMFQSEWDEVDYLFIDLPPGTGDIQLTLSQKIPVTGSVVVTTPQDIALIDARKAVDMFQKVNIPIFGVLENMSVHICSNCGHAEAIFGSEGGKNLAGRLNVPLLGQLPLSLPVREAMDGGAAKQLLDEHPTIAKIYTDAAFQIALTIADKGKDFSSRFPKIVIE, from the coding sequence ATGAATATCACAGCCATTCAAACTGCACTGGAAGCAGTAAAAATCCCCGGCACCGAACGCACGCTCGGCAGTGAAAAAGCCGTCCAACTGTTGGAAGAACGCTCCGACGGCCTCCATATCGGACTGAAATTCGGATTCCCCGTCGGCCACATCGCCGCCGACATCGCCAACAGCCTGCAAGAAGCCGTCATCGGCATCACGGGCGATGCGCATATCCACCTCAGCATCGACACGGAAATCACAACGCACAAAGTACAGCCCGGCGTTGCCACCATCAAAGGCGTCAAAAACATTATCGCCGTTGCATCCGGCAAAGGCGGTGTCGGCAAATCCACCACCACCGCCAATCTTGCCACCGCCATGGCACGCATGGGCGCGCGAGTGGGCGTACTGGATGCCGACCTCTACGGCCCCAGCCAACCGACCATGTTGGGCGTGCAAGACCGCAAACCTGACCAACAAAACAAAAAACTGATTCCCGTCGAAGCGGATAGCGGCATTCAAGTGATGTCCATCGGCTTTCTGGTCGATACCGACCAAGCCGTCGTTTGGCGCGGCCCGATGGTCAGCCAAGCCTTGCAGCAGTTGATGTTCCAAAGCGAGTGGGACGAAGTGGACTACCTCTTCATCGACCTGCCGCCAGGTACTGGCGACATCCAACTCACCCTGTCGCAAAAAATCCCTGTAACCGGTTCAGTCGTCGTTACCACGCCGCAAGACATTGCCCTGATTGATGCACGCAAGGCGGTCGATATGTTCCAAAAAGTCAACATCCCGATTTTCGGCGTACTGGAAAACATGTCGGTACATATCTGCTCCAACTGCGGCCACGCCGAAGCTATTTTCGGTTCTGAAGGCGGCAAAAACCTGGCAGGTCGTCTGAATGTCCCTCTGCTCGGACAGCTTCCGTTAAGCCTGCCCGTACGCGAAGCAATGGATGGCGGCGCGGCGAAACAATTGCTTGATGAACATCCCACCATTGCCAAAATCTATACCGACGCAGCCTTCCAAATCGCCCTGACCATTGCAGACAAAGGCAAAGATTTCAGCAGCCGCTTCCCGAAAATCGTGATTGAATGA
- the hpaR gene encoding homoprotocatechuate degradation operon regulator HpaR codes for MPNQSKHASINIGLIQAREALMTQFRPILNQANITDQQWRIIRLLAENGTLDFQDLANQACILRPSLTGILTRLEKAGLAVRLKPSNDQRRVYLKLTQEGEKLYETIGAQVDERYDAIEKILSKEKMLELKELLRQLAQIEQALK; via the coding sequence ATGCCCAACCAATCTAAACATGCATCTATCAATATTGGACTGATTCAAGCCCGAGAAGCGTTGATGACACAATTCCGCCCTATTTTGAACCAAGCCAATATTACCGACCAGCAATGGCGTATCATCCGCCTTCTGGCAGAAAACGGCACATTAGACTTCCAAGATCTCGCCAACCAAGCCTGCATCTTACGTCCCAGCCTGACCGGCATCCTGACCCGACTGGAAAAAGCAGGCTTGGCGGTACGCCTGAAACCCTCTAACGACCAGCGCCGCGTTTACCTGAAGCTGACCCAAGAAGGCGAAAAACTGTACGAAACCATAGGCGCACAAGTGGATGAACGCTATGACGCCATCGAAAAAATCTTATCCAAAGAAAAAATGCTCGAATTGAAAGAGCTTTTGCGCCAGCTCGCGCAAATTGAGCAGGCACTAAAATAA
- a CDS encoding protein disulfide oxidoreductase: MKRLLPYLKSLIQALLLFILISVAVDWWRKPNQPMQASSDSLRVINGSSTSLETLSKERVAVVYFWGTWCHICSYTSPTIDRLHQNGIPTLGVAVHSGSDTEIQSYMKEHQLQFPTVNDSDDQLAANWKIAVTPTIILIKNGKMIHHTSGLSSYWGLRSRIWLMNLFY; the protein is encoded by the coding sequence ATGAAACGACTCTTACCTTATCTAAAATCCCTTATCCAAGCCCTCCTCCTCTTTATTCTGATTTCCGTAGCCGTTGACTGGTGGCGCAAACCCAATCAACCGATGCAAGCCTCATCAGATTCCCTCCGTGTTATCAATGGAAGCAGCACTTCGCTCGAAACACTCAGCAAAGAACGTGTTGCCGTTGTCTATTTTTGGGGAACATGGTGCCATATCTGTTCATACACATCCCCGACAATCGATCGCCTACATCAAAACGGTATTCCTACGCTCGGTGTCGCCGTACATTCCGGCTCCGATACAGAGATTCAATCCTATATGAAGGAACATCAACTGCAATTCCCGACAGTCAACGATTCAGACGACCAATTGGCAGCCAACTGGAAAATTGCCGTCACCCCGACCATCATTTTGATTAAAAACGGAAAAATGATACATCACACCTCAGGGTTGAGCAGCTATTGGGGATTGCGCAGCAGAATCTGGCTGATGAACCTCTTCTACTGA
- a CDS encoding YadA family autotransporter adhesin produces MKHKTHMNRFTALNKTMALSLAAAGLVSASPAFAAALTNASYVSIHDNGEPARGNYDSKGATGRYGVAVGVNASAKSHSTVAIGTETTAEHESATAVGTLSKAEGTAAAAFGQGANATANAATAIGRQAAAKGNSSTAVGSSSVAEGLSSTAFGSGSNATAPASTAVGQGTQATGAYTVAVGQKAQASGTSAAAVGSSSVASGNYSVATGPASQATGNASVASGLQAQAKGGSSVAIGRGAIASDEYSVALGANSTTSAAVGTNSATVNGVTYSGFAGTNPTSTVSVGSAGNERTITNVAAGRITPTSTDAINGSQLYQVAAQTNGNTIVINNLQDRINDMNKDLRAGIAGATAIGFLQRPNEAGKSIVSAAVGGYRGQQAIAVGYAHNSDNNKWSIKTGVSVNTRKDVNWGGSVGYQW; encoded by the coding sequence ATGAAACACAAAACACACATGAATCGTTTTACCGCGCTCAACAAAACAATGGCTTTGTCATTGGCAGCCGCAGGTCTTGTTTCTGCTTCGCCCGCATTTGCAGCGGCGCTGACAAATGCTTCATATGTAAGCATTCACGATAACGGCGAACCCGCCCGCGGCAACTATGACAGCAAGGGCGCAACTGGCCGTTACGGCGTGGCTGTAGGCGTTAACGCCAGCGCAAAAAGCCACAGCACCGTTGCAATTGGTACTGAAACCACTGCTGAACATGAATCTGCCACTGCAGTTGGCACACTCTCCAAAGCTGAAGGCACTGCCGCTGCAGCTTTCGGTCAAGGCGCCAATGCAACTGCTAATGCAGCTACCGCTATCGGTCGCCAAGCTGCCGCAAAAGGCAACAGCAGCACTGCAGTAGGTTCTTCCTCTGTCGCTGAAGGCTTGTCTTCTACCGCATTTGGCTCCGGCTCTAATGCTACAGCTCCTGCCTCCACCGCTGTCGGACAAGGTACTCAAGCAACCGGCGCTTACACCGTTGCAGTAGGTCAAAAAGCTCAAGCCAGCGGTACTTCTGCAGCTGCAGTAGGTTCTTCTTCCGTTGCCAGCGGCAACTACTCTGTTGCAACAGGCCCTGCTTCCCAAGCTACTGGAAACGCCAGCGTCGCTTCTGGTCTGCAGGCCCAAGCTAAAGGCGGCTCTTCTGTCGCTATCGGTCGCGGAGCGATTGCAAGTGATGAATACTCTGTTGCTTTAGGCGCAAATTCTACTACTTCTGCTGCAGTAGGCACTAACAGCGCTACTGTAAACGGTGTAACTTACAGTGGTTTTGCCGGTACTAATCCTACATCTACAGTAAGTGTAGGCTCAGCAGGTAACGAACGTACAATCACCAATGTTGCAGCCGGTCGTATCACACCTACCAGCACAGATGCCATCAACGGCAGCCAACTGTACCAAGTAGCCGCACAAACAAACGGCAACACCATCGTTATCAATAACCTCCAAGACCGTATCAACGATATGAACAAAGACCTGCGTGCAGGTATCGCTGGTGCTACTGCAATCGGCTTCCTGCAACGTCCGAACGAAGCAGGTAAAAGTATCGTTTCTGCAGCTGTAGGTGGCTATCGTGGTCAACAAGCAATTGCTGTTGGTTATGCACATAATTCCGATAACAACAAATGGTCTATCAAAACCGGCGTAAGCGTGAACACCCGCAAAGATGTCAACTGGGGCGGAAGCGTCGGCTACCAATGGTAA
- the hpaC gene encoding 4-hydroxyphenylacetate 3-monooxygenase, reductase component — protein MTDSAHTLKSPFRDAMASCAAGVHVITTDGQSGRYGITMTAVAPITDEPPTVMLCINRQAGIIPILQANRNLCINTLSENQQDVAEHFAGLTNLSPEERFEYHIWHRGQTGQLEVEGALAHLHGHIIDQHEIGTHFIFYVRIDEITTTHTDNPALLYFRRQFKSLA, from the coding sequence ATGACAGATTCCGCACACACACTCAAGAGTCCATTCCGCGATGCTATGGCATCCTGTGCCGCAGGCGTCCATGTTATTACCACAGACGGACAGTCCGGACGTTACGGCATTACCATGACAGCCGTAGCGCCGATTACCGACGAGCCGCCTACCGTTATGTTATGTATCAACCGGCAGGCAGGCATCATTCCCATATTGCAGGCAAACCGAAACCTCTGTATCAACACCCTGTCAGAAAATCAGCAAGACGTCGCCGAACACTTCGCAGGACTCACCAACCTTTCCCCCGAAGAACGCTTCGAATACCACATTTGGCATAGAGGGCAAACCGGCCAACTCGAAGTTGAAGGCGCACTGGCCCATTTACACGGTCACATTATCGATCAACACGAAATCGGCACACATTTCATCTTTTATGTCCGCATCGATGAAATCACCACTACCCACACCGACAACCCGGCGCTACTGTATTTCCGCCGACAATTCAAATCATTGGCCTGA
- a CDS encoding DUF1737 domain-containing protein, giving the protein MKLYRYLTGPDDASFCRRVTEALQNGWELYGNPTLTFDGEHIICGQAVVKESDGGYDPEKPLSEY; this is encoded by the coding sequence ATGAAACTCTACCGCTACCTCACCGGACCGGACGACGCCTCGTTCTGCCGCCGCGTTACCGAAGCACTGCAAAACGGCTGGGAGCTGTACGGCAACCCCACCCTCACGTTCGACGGCGAACACATTATCTGCGGGCAGGCCGTCGTTAAGGAAAGCGACGGCGGCTACGACCCGGAAAAACCGCTGTCGGAATACTGA
- the murU gene encoding N-acetylmuramate alpha-1-phosphate uridylyltransferase MurU, producing MKAMILAAGRGERMRPLTDHTPKPLLKVGSEPLIGWHIRRLKNAGFTEIVINHAWLGEQIEATLGNGAQYGVSIAYSPESTGGLETAGGIATALPLLGDAPFLVINGDVLTDIDFNAARQAAASLQTSNLLAHIWLVPNPPHNLEGDFSISPDGQVHSNKTEGIALTFSGIGIYHPDLFQNTPPNQIAKLAPLLREAMNQHRVTGEQHNGLWLDVGTTERLKIANELAANWD from the coding sequence ATGAAAGCAATGATACTGGCAGCAGGACGCGGAGAAAGGATGCGCCCCCTGACCGACCACACACCCAAACCACTTCTAAAAGTCGGCAGCGAACCACTCATCGGCTGGCATATACGTCGTCTGAAAAACGCAGGTTTCACCGAAATCGTCATCAATCACGCATGGCTAGGCGAACAAATCGAAGCCACACTTGGTAACGGCGCACAATACGGAGTCAGCATAGCCTACTCTCCCGAATCGACAGGCGGACTGGAGACTGCCGGAGGAATCGCTACCGCCCTACCCTTACTGGGCGACGCCCCTTTCCTTGTCATCAACGGAGATGTTTTGACCGATATCGACTTCAACGCCGCCCGACAGGCTGCCGCATCCCTACAAACATCCAACCTACTGGCACATATTTGGTTAGTTCCCAACCCCCCGCACAATCTGGAGGGCGATTTTTCCATTTCTCCCGATGGACAGGTACACTCCAATAAAACCGAAGGAATCGCACTAACCTTCAGCGGCATAGGCATATACCACCCCGACCTTTTCCAAAATACACCACCCAACCAAATCGCCAAACTCGCGCCTCTATTGCGGGAAGCCATGAACCAACACCGCGTTACCGGCGAGCAACACAATGGATTATGGCTGGATGTCGGCACTACAGAACGACTCAAAATAGCAAATGAACTTGCCGCAAATTGGGATTAA